The proteins below are encoded in one region of Marinobacter sp. F4206:
- a CDS encoding chemotaxis protein CheW → MADENLTRLSDPASAIASYLDDLLHTATDTALREESVVEVPVREVRAEAPVKAVPETKPEPPVAGPKVVERAKPEPAIAEARAVEAPEPAVVASPEIEPQPETAEPSSRPEWSGAPFECLIFTVAGLQLAVPLILLGAIHRVEEEIRPIPGSPRWYMGIRPDRDQNLRVVDTAEWIMAGRVPDNARDNYRFVIRLDNSDWGLACDDVAQSFTLRPDEVRWRTARSKRPWLAGTVIDHMCALIDVRTMADLLVRAEREHHLDLS, encoded by the coding sequence ATGGCTGACGAGAATTTGACAAGGTTGTCTGATCCGGCCAGTGCCATTGCCAGTTATCTGGACGACCTGCTGCATACCGCGACCGACACCGCGTTGCGCGAGGAGTCGGTGGTTGAGGTTCCGGTACGTGAAGTCCGGGCGGAGGCGCCAGTAAAGGCCGTTCCGGAGACAAAACCTGAACCCCCTGTGGCGGGCCCGAAGGTGGTGGAACGGGCAAAGCCAGAACCAGCCATTGCCGAAGCGCGGGCCGTGGAGGCGCCGGAACCTGCGGTTGTAGCCAGTCCCGAGATCGAGCCTCAGCCTGAAACCGCCGAGCCGTCGTCGCGACCGGAATGGTCCGGTGCGCCGTTTGAGTGTCTGATCTTCACGGTCGCCGGCCTGCAGCTGGCGGTGCCTCTGATTCTGCTTGGGGCCATCCACCGCGTAGAAGAGGAAATCCGGCCGATTCCGGGAAGCCCCCGCTGGTACATGGGTATCCGCCCTGATCGTGATCAGAATCTGAGAGTGGTGGATACCGCTGAATGGATCATGGCAGGGCGGGTACCGGACAACGCCCGTGACAACTACCGGTTTGTCATCCGCCTGGATAACAGCGACTGGGGGCTGGCCTGCGACGACGTAGCCCAATCCTTCACGCTCAGGCCGGACGAGGTACGCTGGCGCACGGCGCGCAGCAAGAGGCCCTGGCTGGCTGGAACGGTTATTGATCACATGTGCGCGCTGATTGATGTGCGCACCATGGCCGACCTTCTGGTCAGGGCGGAACGAGAGCATCATCTCGACCTGAGCTGA
- a CDS encoding chemotaxis protein CheW produces the protein MASPSGQHNQVQDDQVLQYVTFRLDDETYGLNVMQIQEVLRYTEIAPVPGAPDYVLGIINLRGNVVTVIDTRRRFGLADAEVTDATRIVVMESANQVMGILVDSVAEVVYLKSSEIETAPNVGNEESAKFIQGVCNKDGELIILVEFDKMLSENEWAEIAAL, from the coding sequence ATGGCATCCCCGAGCGGACAACACAATCAGGTCCAGGACGATCAGGTACTGCAGTATGTGACCTTCCGGCTGGATGACGAGACCTATGGTCTGAATGTCATGCAGATCCAGGAAGTGCTGAGATACACGGAAATTGCCCCGGTCCCGGGAGCTCCCGATTATGTACTCGGCATCATTAATCTGCGGGGCAATGTGGTCACGGTGATCGACACCCGCCGTCGGTTTGGATTGGCGGATGCGGAAGTGACCGACGCTACCCGGATTGTGGTGATGGAATCCGCCAACCAGGTCATGGGTATTCTGGTGGATTCGGTAGCCGAGGTGGTCTACCTGAAGTCCAGCGAAATTGAGACTGCACCGAACGTGGGTAACGAGGAAAGCGCCAAGTTTATTCAGGGCGTGTGCAACAAGGATGGTGAACTGATCATCCTGGTTGAATTCGACAAAATGTTGTCAGAGAACGAATGGGCTGAAATCGCCGCGCTGTAA
- a CDS encoding ParA family protein, whose amino-acid sequence MRIWAVANQKGGVGKTTSVVALGGLLAERGKRVLVVDLDPHGSLTSWFGYDPDTIAHSVFDLFQHEGKVPEGLPAQLITETSCQGLSLLPASTALATLERRMVGVEGMGLIISRALAQLWDDFDYVILDNTPSLGVLMVNALAAAQHLVIPVQTEFLAIKGLERMLHTLKMIMRSQKNELPFTIVPTLYDRRTQASVKSLNLLRKTYSDSLWRFAVPVDTKFRDASQSGVVPSALDAETHGVRAYSHLLDDLLTRRGSLKERQHG is encoded by the coding sequence GTGAGAATCTGGGCTGTAGCCAATCAAAAGGGCGGTGTGGGCAAAACCACATCCGTGGTGGCGTTGGGCGGTTTGCTGGCCGAGCGCGGCAAACGCGTGCTGGTCGTTGATCTGGATCCCCATGGGTCTCTCACGAGCTGGTTTGGATACGATCCGGATACCATTGCCCACAGTGTATTTGACCTGTTCCAGCACGAGGGCAAGGTGCCCGAGGGGCTACCGGCCCAGCTCATCACCGAGACCAGCTGCCAGGGACTGTCTCTGTTACCGGCCAGCACGGCCCTGGCAACACTCGAGCGCCGCATGGTCGGTGTCGAGGGTATGGGCCTGATTATCTCGCGGGCCCTGGCGCAGTTATGGGACGATTTCGACTATGTGATCCTGGACAATACGCCGTCGCTCGGTGTGTTGATGGTCAATGCATTGGCGGCGGCTCAACATCTGGTGATTCCGGTCCAGACCGAGTTTCTGGCGATCAAAGGTCTTGAGCGGATGCTGCATACCCTGAAAATGATCATGCGGTCCCAGAAAAACGAACTGCCCTTTACCATTGTGCCGACCCTGTACGACCGCCGGACCCAGGCGTCGGTGAAAAGCCTGAACTTGTTGCGCAAGACCTACTCGGACAGCCTGTGGCGTTTTGCCGTCCCAGTGGACACCAAATTCCGGGATGCGAGCCAGTCGGGTGTCGTACCGTCGGCGCTTGATGCGGAAACCCACGGCGTTCGCGCTTATTCCCATTTGCTTGATGATTTGCTTACGCGCAGAGGCTCCCTGAAGGAGCGTCAGCATGGCTGA
- the motD gene encoding flagellar motor protein MotD, giving the protein MRRRRQPQEDLHNKERWLISYADFITLLFAFFVVMYSVSSVNEGKYKVLSETLTGVFNAPQRSVKPIEVGDRPSQSVDAPSDAVIPPAVTEAPRNSERDAEARTEALRAMADQLTLEFDELIDQGVVTLETSDRWLELNLPNSLLFGSGDAEPHYDAFDVVSKIARVLRDRDNAVKVEGFTDNQPISTSRFPSNWELSAARAAAVVRMLTMEGIEPERLAAVGYGRFQPVARNDTDEGRRRNRRVVLLISRDANVRGAMR; this is encoded by the coding sequence ATGCGGCGCCGTAGGCAACCCCAGGAGGATCTCCACAATAAAGAGCGCTGGCTGATTTCCTATGCGGATTTCATCACCCTGCTTTTCGCCTTTTTCGTCGTCATGTATTCCGTTTCCTCGGTGAACGAGGGTAAGTACAAGGTACTCTCCGAGACCCTGACCGGAGTGTTCAATGCGCCGCAACGATCGGTAAAACCCATTGAGGTGGGGGACCGACCGTCGCAGTCGGTCGACGCGCCCTCCGATGCGGTGATTCCGCCGGCGGTTACGGAGGCGCCCCGCAACAGCGAACGGGACGCCGAGGCCAGGACCGAAGCGCTTCGGGCCATGGCCGATCAGCTGACCCTGGAGTTCGACGAACTGATTGATCAGGGCGTGGTGACGCTGGAAACCAGCGATCGTTGGTTGGAGCTGAATCTGCCTAACAGTCTTTTGTTCGGAAGCGGCGATGCAGAGCCGCATTACGATGCCTTTGACGTAGTCAGTAAGATCGCCAGAGTCCTGCGTGATCGTGATAACGCGGTCAAAGTGGAAGGATTCACGGATAACCAGCCCATCAGTACTTCGCGTTTTCCCTCCAACTGGGAGCTTTCAGCGGCCAGGGCTGCCGCGGTGGTAAGGATGCTGACCATGGAAGGTATCGAACCGGAGCGCCTGGCGGCTGTCGGCTATGGCCGGTTTCAGCCGGTGGCCCGCAACGATACCGACGAAGGCCGAAGGCGAAATCGCCGAGTTGTTCTCCTCATTTCCCGGGACGCCAATGTCCGAGGGGCTATGCGCTGA
- a CDS encoding flagellar motor protein produces the protein MDILSLLGIMLAFAAILGGNLLEGGALSSLFNGPAALIVVGGTLAATILQTSWPVLKRAFGQARWVFVPPFISMEDGIGKVIDWSVKARKQGLLGLEGLAEREPELFAQKGLQLLVDGAETETIRSIMEVDLESREQRDLESARVFEAMGGYSPTIGIIGAVMGLIQVMTNLEDPQSLGSGIATAFVATIYGVALANLLFFPVANKLRGIVRERTRYQDMMIDGIIAIADGENPKSIEMRLRGFL, from the coding sequence ATGGATATTCTGAGCCTGCTGGGCATCATGCTGGCCTTTGCCGCCATCCTTGGCGGCAACCTGCTTGAGGGTGGGGCGCTCAGCTCGCTGTTTAATGGGCCGGCAGCACTGATTGTTGTTGGTGGTACCCTGGCCGCGACCATTCTGCAGACCTCCTGGCCCGTTCTGAAGCGGGCATTTGGGCAGGCTCGCTGGGTCTTCGTGCCCCCGTTCATCAGCATGGAGGATGGCATCGGCAAAGTTATTGACTGGAGCGTGAAAGCCCGCAAGCAAGGCCTGCTCGGTCTTGAGGGGCTCGCCGAGCGCGAACCTGAACTGTTTGCCCAGAAGGGCTTGCAACTGCTGGTCGACGGAGCGGAGACCGAGACCATCCGCAGTATCATGGAAGTGGATCTGGAGTCCCGGGAACAACGGGATCTGGAATCAGCGCGGGTGTTTGAGGCCATGGGCGGTTATTCGCCCACCATCGGCATCATTGGTGCGGTTATGGGCCTGATCCAGGTGATGACCAATCTGGAGGATCCGCAGTCCCTGGGGAGCGGCATTGCGACGGCGTTTGTCGCCACGATCTATGGCGTCGCCCTGGCGAACCTGCTGTTTTTCCCGGTTGCAAACAAGCTCCGCGGCATCGTTCGGGAGCGCACCCGATACCAGGACATGATGATCGATGGCATTATTGCCATCGCCGACGGTGAAAACCCGAAATCCATTGAAATGCGACTACGGGGCTTCCTGTAG
- a CDS encoding DUF2802 domain-containing protein — translation MFAEIPSYLPWGLTVAALSLVLFQGIAHGRQIRQLKVSLKDRCDILGRELHATTSGSVGVGQRLVACERQLHELRTTLDEMRQNDPLRISYDEASRLVDLGADIDDLMNTCGISRPEAELVSALKKRQAA, via the coding sequence ATGTTTGCAGAAATTCCGTCCTACCTTCCCTGGGGGCTGACTGTGGCTGCCCTGTCACTGGTTCTCTTCCAGGGCATCGCTCACGGGCGCCAGATTCGCCAGCTGAAAGTCTCGCTCAAGGACCGGTGCGACATCCTCGGCAGGGAATTGCATGCGACCACCAGCGGCAGTGTCGGCGTTGGCCAGCGCCTGGTGGCTTGTGAACGGCAACTCCACGAACTGCGGACCACGCTGGATGAAATGCGCCAGAACGATCCCCTAAGGATTTCCTACGATGAGGCCTCCCGCCTTGTTGATCTTGGCGCTGATATAGACGATCTTATGAACACCTGCGGGATCTCCCGCCCCGAGGCCGAGCTGGTATCAGCATTGAAAAAACGTCAGGCGGCCTGA